Proteins encoded together in one Neobacillus sp. FSL H8-0543 window:
- a CDS encoding glycosyltransferase family 2 protein — protein MSTNVLVSLILPIYNSEEHLAQTIDSVLNQSHKEIEVLLIDDGSIDKSLDICKHYKTLDNRVRIFAKENQGVSVARNIGLKAASGKYIRFIDSDDILPKHSTSKLVEAAEKHNSQIVIGGYEENICYKKDNNRIKRFLENENVFSTEDFASNYVMLKKKKMINALWNKLYCCRLIKENNILFDSDLTLGEDLIFNLSVLRRSKKINTIEDVVYIYFIRNGFSLSQKYYSNRYYIYRRLQEAEKEYAEEFDVDIKEYLITNKMNEGIYQIESIMQNKKIPNQDKRRLLFQTKNEWGLHVQYKNYEFSRYNSIILLLLRLNQFYVITIICKLKGIYKALI, from the coding sequence ATGAGTACTAATGTATTAGTAAGTCTAATCTTACCAATATATAACTCAGAAGAACATCTTGCTCAGACTATAGATAGTGTATTAAATCAATCACATAAAGAAATTGAGGTATTATTAATTGATGACGGATCTATAGATAAAAGTTTGGATATTTGTAAACACTATAAGACTCTTGACAATCGAGTAAGAATTTTTGCAAAAGAAAATCAAGGGGTTTCAGTAGCACGTAATATTGGTTTAAAAGCAGCCAGTGGAAAATATATTAGATTTATTGATTCCGATGATATATTACCGAAACATTCAACCAGTAAACTAGTTGAAGCAGCAGAGAAGCATAATTCTCAGATAGTAATTGGAGGATATGAGGAAAATATATGTTATAAAAAAGACAATAACAGGATAAAGAGATTTTTAGAGAATGAAAATGTTTTTTCCACAGAAGATTTTGCTTCTAATTATGTAATGTTAAAAAAGAAAAAAATGATAAATGCCCTTTGGAACAAACTCTATTGCTGTCGGCTGATAAAAGAAAACAATATTTTATTTGATTCCGACTTAACTCTTGGAGAAGATTTAATATTTAACCTTAGTGTCTTGAGACGATCTAAAAAGATAAATACGATAGAAGATGTTGTATACATTTATTTTATACGAAACGGGTTTAGTCTTTCACAAAAATATTACAGTAACAGATATTATATATATAGAAGATTGCAGGAAGCAGAGAAGGAATATGCTGAGGAATTCGATGTAGATATTAAAGAATATTTAATTACTAACAAGATGAATGAAGGAATTTATCAAATTGAAAGCATAATGCAAAACAAGAAGATACCTAATCAGGACAAAAGAAGACTTCTTTTTCAAACAAAAAATGAATGGGGACTCCATGTTCAATATAAGAATTATGAGTTTAGTCGATACAACAGTATAATACTTCTCTTATTAAGGCTTAATCAATTTTACGTAATTACCATCATCTGTAAACTGAAGGGTATCTATAAAGCATTAATTTAG
- a CDS encoding glycosyltransferase — protein sequence MKISIIVAAYNVEMYIEKCLESIISQTYKDLEIIVVNDGSIDKTLEVIKKFAISDERIIIINKSNGGLSSARNAGLDKATGDYIGFIDGDDYIANDMYETLLSNMKKNSADISVCKVQRVYKSHSIKESNTNAVVVLNNLEGLRSLLEAKIIHHYAVDKLYSKKLFEGVRYPEGKIFEDVFTTYKLFAKSNRIVYCDTSKYYYVQRANSILRNSFNERKLEYLEAIKEMTNFIDNNNYKELLDYTKFYYAYGCCGLLIELLKYNYKYPKNEFNKIGQMLTQNIRKSFAVMMNDKNVSRIYKILSLCSLFGYRICKILISNKIIMNYFYKEKELL from the coding sequence ATGAAAATAAGTATTATTGTGGCTGCCTATAATGTTGAAATGTATATTGAGAAATGTCTTGAATCAATAATTTCGCAAACATACAAAGATTTAGAAATAATAGTGGTTAACGATGGTTCGATAGATAAAACCCTTGAGGTAATAAAAAAGTTTGCAATAAGTGATGAGAGAATAATCATTATTAATAAATCGAATGGTGGTCTTAGTTCCGCAAGAAATGCAGGATTAGATAAAGCAACTGGAGATTACATCGGCTTTATTGATGGTGATGATTATATAGCAAATGATATGTATGAAACCTTATTAAGTAATATGAAAAAAAATTCCGCAGATATTTCTGTCTGTAAGGTTCAGAGAGTTTACAAAAGTCATTCAATAAAAGAATCAAATACTAATGCGGTAGTTGTTCTAAATAACCTTGAAGGATTGAGATCTTTATTAGAAGCAAAAATTATCCACCATTATGCAGTTGATAAATTATATAGCAAAAAATTATTCGAAGGTGTCAGATATCCTGAAGGAAAGATATTTGAAGATGTATTTACAACATATAAATTATTCGCAAAATCAAATAGAATTGTGTACTGTGATACTTCAAAATATTATTATGTACAAAGAGCAAATAGTATTCTGCGTAACAGTTTTAATGAGAGGAAGCTTGAATACCTTGAAGCTATAAAAGAAATGACTAATTTTATAGACAACAACAATTATAAAGAATTATTGGATTATACCAAGTTTTATTATGCATATGGCTGCTGTGGGCTTCTAATAGAATTATTAAAATATAATTATAAATACCCTAAAAATGAGTTTAATAAGATCGGTCAAATGCTCACACAAAATATTAGGAAAAGTTTTGCTGTTATGATGAATGATAAAAATGTTTCTAGAATTTACAAAATACTTAGTTTATGTTCGCTTTTTGGATATAGAATCTGCAAAATATTAATTAGTAATAAAATAATAATGAATTATTTTTACAAAGAGAAGGAGTTATTGTAA
- a CDS encoding glycosyltransferase family 2 protein: protein MDSPLISIIVPVYNAEKTISRAIDSILSHTSLEFELLLVNDGSNDNSLQIMRLYADADSRIRVFDLPNSGVSFARNYGINHARGKYTTFLDADDYYVEMAIEKIISELDSEIQLVIFGYNVEYENKYSNCLLPNDQNLQFSNKGKFRKFVIPLIRNEMINAPWNKIYLTSYLKEYNLLFPPDINIGEDLKFNLSVIRDIQDVKILNRALVNYTVKKGEGLVSRFRPNRFELRFTLIMELKELLSYWGVIRENQAMIDRMLIRDIMAYFMDFYKSNCKFSHKEKLKLINEILCRHEIKEILTNNHYDDLSTKVLEFILNTKNSRFILLSAKILNIKRALR from the coding sequence ATGGATTCACCGCTAATATCAATTATTGTACCAGTATATAATGCCGAAAAAACAATTAGTCGGGCTATAGATAGTATTTTGAGTCATACTTCTTTAGAATTTGAGTTGTTACTGGTGAATGATGGGTCTAATGATAATAGCTTACAAATAATGAGATTGTATGCAGATGCAGATTCACGTATTAGGGTTTTCGATTTACCTAATTCCGGTGTAAGTTTTGCACGAAATTATGGAATTAACCATGCAAGAGGAAAGTACACTACCTTTCTAGATGCTGACGACTATTACGTAGAAATGGCTATAGAAAAAATAATATCTGAACTTGATAGTGAAATTCAATTGGTGATATTTGGCTATAATGTTGAATATGAAAATAAGTATTCAAATTGTTTACTTCCAAATGATCAGAATCTACAATTTTCAAACAAGGGGAAATTTAGAAAATTTGTAATACCGTTAATAAGGAATGAAATGATCAATGCACCTTGGAATAAGATTTACTTAACTAGTTACTTAAAAGAGTATAATTTATTATTTCCTCCTGATATAAACATAGGCGAAGATTTAAAATTTAACCTATCTGTTATTAGAGATATCCAAGATGTTAAGATTTTAAATCGAGCTTTGGTAAATTATACTGTAAAAAAAGGAGAAGGGCTTGTTTCACGATTTAGACCAAATAGATTCGAATTAAGGTTTACCCTTATTATGGAGTTGAAGGAACTATTATCCTATTGGGGGGTAATACGAGAAAACCAAGCAATGATAGATCGGATGTTGATCAGAGATATCATGGCTTATTTTATGGATTTTTATAAAAGCAATTGTAAGTTTTCGCATAAAGAAAAACTAAAATTAATAAATGAAATCCTTTGCAGACATGAAATAAAAGAAATTCTTACTAATAATCATTATGATGATCTTTCCACCAAAGTTTTAGAATTTATACTAAATACAAAAAATAGCAGATTCATATTATTATCTGCGAAAATTCTAAATATAAAGCGGGCGTTAAGATGA
- a CDS encoding polysaccharide pyruvyl transferase family protein has product MKVFLKQLKHYIQYGFLGPFLQNFIIGNKRNKIEQVNEKRRIFVLQTPTHGNLGDHGIAYAQKDFLLNNIKDCQYIEISFEEVFKKAKMIKKNVRTNDLIVIHGGGNMGDMYLYEELTRRFIVSYFKNVRIISFPQTISFSDTFLGKIALMGTKKVYKSNKNFFIVARETKSYQIMKKEFGEEKVFLSPDIVFSLNLRGENSRNGIVTCFRNDLEQKIDNNFKENLIIGLEKKYQNIIVTDSIVKHRVSISQRNEELQNIWNTFRNAEVVLTDRLHGMIFCVITGTPCIVFNNFNHKIEYSYKNWLTHLDYIKFTNNENVDQVIELIEYLKVINQVGNIKEGINYENFSTLISLVSNSTRSKIIREIS; this is encoded by the coding sequence ATGAAAGTATTTTTAAAACAGCTAAAGCACTATATACAATATGGCTTTTTAGGACCATTTTTGCAAAATTTTATTATTGGAAATAAGCGAAACAAGATTGAGCAAGTTAATGAAAAAAGGAGAATTTTTGTTTTACAGACTCCGACCCATGGAAATTTAGGGGACCATGGAATTGCATATGCACAAAAGGATTTTCTTTTAAATAATATTAAAGATTGCCAATATATAGAAATTTCTTTTGAAGAAGTATTCAAAAAGGCAAAAATGATTAAGAAAAATGTTAGAACTAACGATTTAATAGTCATACATGGTGGGGGAAATATGGGGGATATGTATCTCTATGAAGAATTAACTAGAAGGTTTATTGTTAGTTATTTTAAAAACGTGAGGATAATATCTTTCCCACAAACAATAAGCTTTAGCGATACATTTCTTGGGAAGATTGCATTAATGGGAACCAAAAAGGTATATAAAAGTAACAAAAATTTTTTTATTGTTGCCAGAGAAACTAAGTCATACCAAATAATGAAAAAAGAGTTCGGGGAAGAAAAAGTATTTTTGTCACCGGATATAGTTTTTTCTTTAAATCTCAGAGGAGAAAATTCTAGAAATGGAATTGTTACCTGTTTTAGAAATGATTTAGAACAAAAAATTGATAATAATTTTAAAGAGAATCTAATAATAGGACTTGAGAAAAAATATCAAAATATTATTGTTACAGATTCAATAGTAAAACATAGAGTATCAATTAGTCAAAGAAACGAAGAGTTGCAAAATATATGGAATACTTTTAGAAATGCAGAGGTTGTATTAACTGACAGATTACATGGCATGATTTTTTGTGTAATAACTGGCACACCATGTATCGTGTTTAATAACTTTAATCATAAAATTGAGTATAGTTACAAGAATTGGCTAACTCACTTAGATTATATCAAATTTACTAATAATGAAAACGTTGATCAAGTAATTGAACTAATTGAATATCTTAAAGTTATAAATCAAGTAGGGAATATTAAAGAAGGAATTAATTATGAGAATTTTTCTACGCTTATAAGTTTAGTAAGCAATTCTACTCGCTCAAAAATAATTAGGGAAATAAGTTGA
- a CDS encoding O-antigen ligase family protein, with protein sequence MDNISKQEKYITFSIQNILVLVMILFFGFTSLRFGMFGVGEVILLYLCIVQIMGQQAILVSSKKHVFSLFWIIYIGIITFGYAVNIFLEISPQSVSFDYRAYIVILFLCFTFESFFKRSSFANLYSLLRFIYFCGLFVVGILYFIYLQGTRVLFGFYLTYGGSDIFSPFANDYHQFAYFVAPLPFIGLYILSKEKSFSYKLFALLGIVLSISIGLSTTSSTLVSAWVITTLVFCILKVGDLIKKQNNSFSIMIALVCLIIIILFLNYDKILVFINDFFEGDTNGENRIIIWRSAIEAWQHSPIFGLGPGSYSGAHVFGGYEAHNTFLQILTQGGIAGGIAYILLVLKISKTTYLNTFILCAVISLLIYGFGINDLRRTVLWFYYILFYFLCLKSKGEKS encoded by the coding sequence ATGGATAATATTTCAAAACAAGAGAAATATATAACCTTTAGTATTCAAAACATATTAGTTTTGGTAATGATATTGTTCTTTGGTTTTACATCGCTAAGGTTTGGTATGTTTGGAGTTGGAGAAGTAATCTTATTATATTTATGCATTGTACAAATAATGGGCCAACAAGCTATTCTAGTATCTTCGAAAAAACACGTATTTTCCTTATTTTGGATCATTTATATTGGTATTATTACATTTGGATATGCTGTAAATATATTTTTAGAAATTTCGCCACAATCTGTATCCTTTGATTATAGGGCATATATTGTAATATTATTTTTATGTTTTACTTTTGAATCCTTCTTTAAGAGGAGCAGCTTTGCTAACCTATATAGTTTATTGAGGTTTATTTATTTCTGTGGATTATTTGTTGTCGGAATTTTGTACTTCATATACTTACAAGGAACGAGAGTTTTATTTGGCTTTTATTTAACCTATGGAGGATCCGATATTTTTTCACCATTCGCTAACGATTATCACCAATTTGCATATTTTGTTGCTCCCCTACCTTTTATTGGACTATATATATTATCAAAAGAAAAAAGTTTTAGTTATAAGTTATTTGCTCTCTTAGGGATCGTTTTAAGTATTAGTATAGGGTTGTCTACCACATCATCCACATTAGTTTCAGCGTGGGTTATCACAACTTTAGTGTTTTGTATTTTGAAAGTTGGAGATTTAATAAAAAAACAAAATAATTCTTTTAGTATTATGATAGCTTTAGTTTGTCTTATAATTATTATTTTATTTTTAAACTACGATAAAATATTGGTCTTTATTAATGATTTCTTTGAAGGTGATACAAATGGTGAAAATAGGATCATAATATGGAGAAGTGCTATAGAAGCTTGGCAGCATTCACCGATTTTTGGATTAGGTCCTGGTTCTTATAGTGGTGCTCATGTATTTGGAGGCTATGAAGCTCATAATACCTTTCTACAAATATTAACTCAAGGCGGGATAGCTGGTGGTATTGCATATATCCTATTAGTTTTAAAAATATCAAAAACCACATATTTAAATACATTTATTTTATGTGCGGTAATTTCTTTATTAATCTATGGCTTTGGTATAAATGATTTACGAAGAACTGTTCTATGGTTCTATTATATATTATTTTATTTTCTATGCTTAAAAAGCAAAGGGGAAAAAAGTTGA
- a CDS encoding glycosyltransferase family 4 protein: MKKILYITTLSRTINAFLIPHIEKLKSEGNLVDCACSIDEEIDKNLTDLGVRFFHIPFTRNPINPINFKAFKGLIRIQAEFQYDIVHVHTPIAALYGRLLKLKFPELKTIYTVHGFHFYKGAPIVNWGIYYPIERIMAHYTDTIITMNIEDYERAQKFKVKETHKINGVGVDLSSYNINLFDKDETRRKLNLKKDDFVIIMIAEVNKNKNHKQMIDAVDELKQRGINVKVICAGDGPLIEELKQDIASRNLDKNITMLGSRNDINELITASDIGILMSYREGLPRNIMELMACGKPVIGTNIRGIRDLIDDGLTGFLVNVNDSVDTAVKIEGLFKDRRLIKTMGINSYESVKNYELDKVIESLVEVYV, encoded by the coding sequence GTGAAAAAAATTCTTTATATAACAACTTTAAGTAGAACGATAAATGCATTTTTAATTCCACATATTGAAAAACTTAAAAGTGAAGGTAACTTAGTCGACTGTGCATGTTCAATAGATGAAGAAATTGATAAAAACCTAACAGACCTTGGTGTTAGGTTTTTTCATATTCCTTTTACTAGGAACCCAATTAACCCGATAAATTTTAAAGCTTTTAAGGGACTAATAAGGATTCAGGCAGAGTTTCAATACGATATAGTTCATGTTCATACACCTATAGCTGCATTATATGGAAGACTACTAAAGCTCAAGTTTCCAGAACTAAAAACAATTTATACTGTGCATGGATTTCACTTTTATAAGGGTGCGCCTATTGTAAATTGGGGTATTTATTATCCAATTGAAAGAATTATGGCTCATTATACTGATACAATCATAACGATGAATATAGAAGATTACGAGAGGGCTCAGAAGTTTAAGGTGAAGGAAACACATAAGATTAATGGTGTTGGAGTAGATTTATCTTCTTATAATATTAATTTATTTGATAAGGACGAGACGAGAAGGAAATTGAATTTAAAGAAAGATGACTTTGTGATTATTATGATTGCCGAAGTTAATAAAAATAAGAATCATAAGCAGATGATAGATGCTGTCGATGAACTTAAGCAAAGAGGAATAAATGTCAAAGTGATTTGTGCCGGTGATGGACCGCTTATTGAGGAGCTTAAGCAGGATATAGCAAGTAGGAATTTAGATAAAAATATAACGATGTTAGGTTCAAGAAATGATATAAATGAACTTATTACGGCTAGTGATATTGGGATTCTAATGTCATACAGGGAAGGGCTGCCTAGAAATATTATGGAGCTAATGGCCTGTGGGAAGCCAGTTATTGGAACGAATATACGAGGTATAAGAGATCTAATTGATGATGGACTCACTGGATTCTTAGTAAATGTTAATGACTCAGTAGATACAGCAGTAAAGATAGAAGGGCTTTTCAAGGATAGGAGATTAATTAAAACAATGGGAATTAATTCTTACGAATCAGTTAAGAATTATGAACTGGATAAAGTAATCGAAAGTCTAGTAGAAGTTTATGTGTAA
- the galU gene encoding UTP--glucose-1-phosphate uridylyltransferase GalU, producing the protein MKVKKAIIPAAGLGTRFLPATKAMPKEMLPIVDKPTIQYIVEEAIESGIEDIIIVTGKGKRAIEDHFDHSFELEQNLFDKGKFELLEEVQKTSKLVDIHYIRQKEPKGLGHAIWCARKFIGNEPFAVLLGDDIVQAEKPCLKQMIEQYDRNNASILGVQTVPYEEVYRYGIVDGNKIGDRFYSVNNLVEKPKLGDAPSNIAIMGRYILSPRIFEILNNQQPGAGGEIQLTDAIASLNQYEAVYAYDFEGVRYDVGEKMGFIKTMIEFALQRDELKNELFNYLSDVVEKNKVNVN; encoded by the coding sequence ATGAAAGTAAAAAAGGCAATCATTCCAGCTGCAGGACTTGGTACAAGGTTCTTACCGGCAACAAAAGCAATGCCAAAAGAAATGCTGCCAATAGTGGATAAGCCAACAATCCAGTATATTGTCGAAGAAGCAATTGAATCAGGTATTGAAGATATTATTATTGTCACAGGTAAAGGAAAAAGAGCAATTGAAGATCATTTCGATCATTCATTTGAATTAGAGCAAAACCTATTTGATAAAGGGAAGTTCGAACTGCTGGAAGAGGTTCAAAAAACCTCGAAATTGGTGGATATTCATTATATCCGTCAAAAAGAACCAAAGGGTCTTGGGCATGCGATATGGTGCGCACGTAAGTTTATTGGAAACGAACCATTTGCGGTATTGTTAGGTGATGATATTGTTCAAGCTGAAAAACCATGTTTAAAACAGATGATTGAACAATATGATCGTAATAATGCCTCTATTTTAGGAGTTCAAACAGTACCGTACGAAGAAGTTTATAGATATGGAATTGTTGATGGAAATAAAATTGGGGATCGTTTTTATTCGGTTAACAATTTAGTTGAAAAACCGAAACTGGGTGACGCTCCATCAAATATTGCAATAATGGGGCGTTATATTCTTAGCCCAAGAATTTTTGAAATACTCAATAACCAACAGCCAGGAGCTGGAGGAGAAATTCAGCTTACGGATGCTATTGCCAGCTTAAATCAATATGAAGCTGTTTATGCGTATGATTTTGAAGGAGTGCGTTATGATGTGGGCGAAAAAATGGGATTCATTAAAACCATGATCGAATTTGCATTGCAGCGAGATGAATTGAAAAATGAACTATTTAATTATTTATCGGATGTCGTTGAAAAAAACAAAGTAAATGTTAACTAA
- a CDS encoding nucleoside-diphosphate sugar epimerase/dehydratase: MNYKQRLSFFIFVDSCIVLTAVFFSRFLVNATMYVITMPIIITAIAILFSHHFFSFKHKLYKKAWEYASIGELLIILKVVTSSILVAAVLQQILVGEILFRLLGVTGALHILLIGGSRFCWRMYRDSFIKIDTNKKRTLIVGAGSAGTMVARQLLKNQEAGLFPVGFIDDDLKKQQLDIMGIPVAGGVSSIELTVRQLNVDKIVIAIPSLSKRELNTIFQECAKTNANTQILPMLEDLVTGKVSVNQFRDVQVEDLLGREPIKLDIDGISEYLTGKTVLVTGAGGSIGSEICRQITCFNPARLILLGHGENSIYSIEMELTESYHASPIEFITEIADMQDADKMNFIMRKYQPDVVYHAAAHKHVPLMERNPEEAVKNNVMGTMNVAKAASWNGVKTFVMISTDKAVNPTSVMGSTKRLAEMIIQKMDKNSSTKFVAVRFGNVLGSRGSVIPLFKRQIEKGGPVKVTHPDMIRYFMTIPEASRLVIQAGSLAKGGEIFVLDMGDPVKIVDLAKNLIKLSGNSIEEIGIEFTGIRPGEKLFEELLKDDEVHEQQIYPKIYIGKTSELFIEEIENLLTTFATMEKTELRERLLMIANSKVASKPLFPISI; encoded by the coding sequence ATGAATTATAAACAAAGGCTGTCTTTTTTTATTTTTGTTGACTCCTGTATTGTTCTTACAGCAGTTTTTTTTAGCAGGTTTTTAGTGAATGCAACGATGTATGTCATTACAATGCCAATAATCATCACGGCGATTGCTATTTTGTTTAGCCATCATTTTTTTTCGTTTAAGCATAAACTTTATAAAAAGGCTTGGGAATATGCAAGTATTGGAGAATTATTAATTATCTTAAAGGTTGTTACTAGTTCTATTCTGGTCGCGGCTGTCCTGCAACAAATCTTAGTGGGAGAAATATTATTCAGGCTACTCGGTGTTACAGGGGCGCTTCATATTTTATTGATAGGTGGTTCGCGTTTTTGCTGGAGGATGTACCGAGATTCGTTTATTAAAATAGATACAAATAAAAAAAGAACCTTGATAGTAGGGGCAGGATCGGCTGGGACAATGGTAGCTAGGCAGCTTTTGAAAAACCAAGAAGCAGGGCTTTTTCCGGTAGGATTTATTGATGATGATTTGAAAAAACAACAACTTGATATTATGGGAATCCCTGTAGCGGGTGGAGTGAGCTCAATTGAATTAACAGTAAGACAACTTAATGTAGATAAAATCGTGATTGCTATACCTTCATTAAGTAAACGGGAATTAAACACGATTTTTCAGGAATGTGCAAAAACAAATGCAAATACACAAATTCTCCCAATGCTTGAAGATTTGGTTACAGGGAAGGTTTCGGTCAATCAATTCCGTGATGTTCAGGTGGAGGATTTATTAGGTAGAGAGCCAATAAAACTCGATATTGATGGTATATCGGAATATCTCACCGGTAAAACGGTCCTTGTCACGGGTGCGGGGGGCTCAATCGGTTCAGAAATATGCCGTCAAATAACATGCTTTAATCCTGCACGGCTTATCCTGTTAGGGCACGGTGAAAACAGTATTTATTCGATTGAAATGGAATTAACGGAGAGCTATCATGCATCCCCTATCGAGTTTATCACGGAAATTGCCGATATGCAGGATGCAGATAAAATGAATTTTATCATGAGGAAGTATCAACCTGATGTCGTTTATCATGCCGCTGCGCACAAGCATGTACCGCTGATGGAGAGAAATCCTGAGGAAGCGGTAAAGAACAATGTGATGGGCACGATGAATGTTGCCAAGGCGGCTAGTTGGAATGGAGTAAAAACCTTTGTGATGATATCCACAGATAAGGCGGTAAACCCAACTAGTGTGATGGGATCTACCAAACGGTTGGCTGAAATGATTATCCAAAAAATGGATAAGAATAGCTCGACAAAATTTGTGGCAGTACGGTTTGGAAATGTGCTCGGAAGCCGTGGCAGTGTTATTCCTTTATTTAAACGGCAAATTGAAAAGGGGGGTCCTGTTAAAGTTACTCATCCAGATATGATTCGTTATTTTATGACGATTCCTGAGGCATCTAGGTTAGTGATTCAGGCAGGATCTTTAGCAAAGGGCGGAGAAATCTTTGTCCTAGATATGGGGGATCCAGTTAAGATTGTGGACCTTGCAAAGAATTTGATCAAGCTATCAGGTAATTCCATCGAGGAAATTGGTATAGAATTTACCGGAATAAGACCAGGGGAAAAATTGTTTGAGGAACTTCTAAAAGATGATGAGGTTCATGAGCAACAAATCTATCCAAAAATTTATATTGGTAAAACATCGGAGCTATTTATTGAGGAAATAGAAAATTTACTAACTACTTTTGCCACTATGGAAAAAACCGAACTTAGAGAAAGACTACTAATGATTGCAAACAGCAAAGTAGCTTCCAAGCCACTTTTTCCAATTTCAATTTAG
- a CDS encoding CpsD/CapB family tyrosine-protein kinase produces MELLNRKSPNIMKKAGIITAINQNCRVSEQYRTIRTNFLSSLKGNTSRTLIITSPNRGEGKSTTAANFAISLAQQGKKVLLVDTDLRNSKLHAIFNLNNNIGLSNVLIGNNLLEDTIKKTEISGLDIIPSGPAPFNPAELLGSLAMELLIEKVNSLYDVVVFDTPPVLEVADAKIMANQCDSLILVIQFGKTQSDEAIEAKKLLESASAQLLGVILNGKE; encoded by the coding sequence TTGGAACTTTTGAATAGGAAATCACCAAATATAATGAAAAAGGCTGGAATAATTACTGCCATAAATCAAAATTGCAGAGTTTCGGAGCAATATCGAACAATTCGTACTAACTTTCTTTCATCATTGAAGGGCAATACTTCTCGAACATTAATTATTACCTCCCCAAATCGTGGAGAAGGGAAATCAACAACTGCAGCTAATTTTGCAATATCATTAGCACAGCAAGGGAAAAAAGTTCTTTTAGTAGATACAGATTTAAGAAATTCAAAACTACATGCTATATTTAATTTAAATAATAACATTGGCTTAAGTAACGTTTTGATTGGAAATAACCTGCTAGAGGATACGATTAAAAAAACAGAAATTAGCGGTTTAGATATTATCCCAAGTGGACCTGCTCCTTTCAATCCAGCAGAGCTGTTAGGTTCACTAGCAATGGAATTATTAATTGAGAAGGTAAACAGTCTTTATGATGTGGTGGTATTTGACACCCCCCCAGTATTAGAAGTCGCAGATGCTAAAATCATGGCAAATCAGTGTGATAGCCTTATATTAGTAATTCAATTTGGAAAAACACAAAGTGATGAAGCAATTGAAGCAAAAAAATTATTAGAATCTGCGAGTGCCCAATTGTTAGGGGTAATATTAAATGGAAAAGAGTAG
- a CDS encoding Wzz/FepE/Etk N-terminal domain-containing protein, with protein MENEINIKKIFNLIKKRFWIIIITTIIFTAIGGIYSIYFTKPLYESSSRMIVNAEPTLMTTLMVMIKEPSFLENVVYEMNLDRTPEQLGQQISAGSIGGSTIVKISVTDSNPELATKIADTTANLFKREMPNLLGFSDISIFSEAKVSPHVINNNHEKKIIIGFLIGVISGIGLIFIIDFLDNTVRSEGSIEQLLGIPVLGSVSKMNKKNTARKKGETHKIEVRGESFGTFE; from the coding sequence TTGGAAAATGAAATAAATATAAAAAAAATATTTAATTTAATTAAGAAACGGTTTTGGATAATTATTATCACTACTATTATTTTTACAGCAATTGGAGGTATATATAGTATCTATTTTACTAAACCTCTCTATGAGTCATCTTCTCGTATGATAGTTAATGCAGAACCTACCTTAATGACCACTCTCATGGTAATGATAAAAGAACCTAGTTTTTTGGAAAATGTAGTATATGAAATGAATCTTGATAGAACTCCTGAACAGTTAGGTCAACAAATATCTGCAGGAAGCATTGGGGGATCTACAATTGTGAAAATTTCAGTTACAGATTCCAATCCTGAATTAGCGACGAAAATTGCCGATACAACTGCTAACTTATTTAAACGTGAAATGCCAAATCTTTTGGGATTTAGCGATATTAGCATATTCTCTGAGGCAAAAGTCAGCCCGCATGTTATTAACAATAATCATGAGAAGAAAATAATCATAGGTTTTTTGATAGGAGTAATTTCCGGAATAGGGCTTATCTTCATAATAGATTTTTTGGATAATACAGTTAGATCAGAAGGCAGTATCGAACAATTACTAGGAATTCCTGTGTTGGGCAGTGTTTCCAAAATGAACAAAAAAAATACAGCTAGAAAAAAGGGAGAGACGCATAAAATCGAAGTTAGGGGGGAGTCATTTGGAACTTTTGAATAG